The sequence GTCGTGACAAGCCAATTATGGTAATTGGTCATATATTTATCATTCCCACGAGACTAGCCCCTTACTAGTATAGTCCAACCCAATGGACTAAATGGTCACTTACCACTAAATCAGTGCACACAAATAATTAGACAAGTAAACACCTTTAGGAACCCCGAATTGCATATTATCTCTTGCACGGGTGCAATCCGACAACATACAGTCCTTTCCCAAAAGCGGTCCTACTAGCTGTGTACTCACCTAATAAGAGATGATACTCGAAGAACGATAGAAGCGAGGCTAACTCTTAAGCACAACCTATACAATAAAATCCACAAAACACAATCAATTTACTACTTCAAATTATTCATTTCAATGAATTCCGATGGTTGAGTTTGACCTATTTCATCACTTCAACCACTTATACGATTTTCTATACCAACCCATCAAATTCTTGCCCAAATGACCCATTTCTAAAACTTTAGCTTAATATAACACAAAGACCCAAAATCACACCCAAAAGGAGTTGCATCTAGTTAAATACTTCACAAAATTAATTAACTAGATAAGCTTTCATAAATTCAATCACAAATCTCAGTTTTAAACATATGAACAACAAGTAAATCACTTTCATAAGTCACTAAATACCCATTAATTCCTCAAAAAATAAACTTTAACACTTTTAAAATTCTCGACTTTTTAAACACTAAATCAAAAATACAACACTATGATAAGATTAAACAAACCCCCAATTCCATCTTAAATCCCAAACCCTAATTAAATTTCAAAAGATAAAGctaggtttcaaggtttcctcccgggcagggGGTGGGATTATTATcgatgcatcggcatagtcgaaacagaAGATGATCGCAACggatggtttagtccccctcgggtgattccagtcgttgttcaaaaaaaaaaaaaatgaaaaaactgAATTTGTTTATTCAATATGAAGAAGATAACAACAATAAGTGAGATCCAAAATCAATGGAATGTAGTGCCTAATCAGAGAAGCAGCACTTTCATAAGCAAACTTCATGCGCAAGCTGCTTACAGCCAATTAGCAAACCACGTACATAAATCATGATTAAAATCCTAACAGCCTAACACTACTACTATATAGAGACTTCCATTTTACTACTATATAAAGTAACACTACTACTATATAAAGACTTCCATTTGGCTGCTCATTATCGAGCTTTCCTATGTATTGGGCTTAGCTCATTATTGGCATGTTCGCTATCATAAACCTACAACCAATCTATTTATGGATTAATAACCAGAAATTTACTTAACCAAAATATCGATTCAACATGTTTCCTCGAGTCTAAATCAAACACAAAAAGTTCAGTTAAACTGTAACTCTTAAACCAAATATTTTTGATTATGCTAtatggttaaataattaataatttcaaagtaaataataacaatacaaatacACAATATCGTGAAGATGTAAATGATATAGTTTTACTTGAAGACAAACTGTTCTGCATTTGTTCAATCCGAACCGACACAAAATTCCAGCTAAGCTTTATGTATTACATTTTCCAGGCCGAGAGCAAATACAGCGTCTCAATGTCTAGATTACCGAAACCAAGGTCTCATCGAAATCTAATGCGAGTCAAACGTTTAAAAACAGAAATTACTACAAAAAAACCTATAACTCGTCTTTAATATCCGTTTCTTCTTCGGTGGGTGTGGAATCAGTTTCGTCTTTCGGGCTGCTCTCAACCTCGGTGACTTCTTCAACTTCCTCTTCTTCCTCAACTGATGCATCTGGACTTATATTTAGACTTGTCTTTACGGAATCATATATACGCGACGCAAAGTCCTTAGGGTCACTTAGCATAAATCCACTTTCCATCAACGCCGTCTGGTACATAAGTTGAGCGGTTGTCTTTACGCTAGCATCCTGAAATATCAAATCAAATGCATTTTTTAAAACCatataaacttgcattttacgaATATTTAATGTATTAATTAAACCATATTTACTACCTCTGGGCTCTTTACGACTCTCTCACGAAGCTCCTTAATGATTGGATGTCGTGCGTTAATTTCAAGTACCCTTTTGCCACGCATGTATGCTTGTTTGCTGGCATCAGATAGAGTTTGAGATTGCATGATTCGTTCCATATTAGCACTCCATCCGTATTTGGAGGTCACGACTACACAAGGGGTGTCAGCCAAACGGTTACTGATCTTTACATCATCGACGTTTTCGCTCGCAAGTGTATCCTTCCACCACTTGGTCAACTCTTTGAATGATTCTTTGACTTCTTTGTCTTTTGAATCCTTGCCTAGTTTCAAACCCTCCTTGGAAACATTTTGGAATTTCTTGTCTTCAAAATCCATCAAGTATTGCATCAGGTATTCATCCACAGGATCAGTAAAAAGAATCACCTGCAAAAGCAAGGAAATATTTATATCATTATATTGCAATTGCACGATAAAAAACaagttaattatcgttcaaaatTGAATAAACAAAAGATACCTCAAAGTTTTTCTTTTTTAGCCTCTCGAGGAAAGGTGATTTCTCGAGCTGTTCCTTGCTGCTGCCTGTAATGTAGAATATATCCTTCTGTCCAGATTTCATTCTTGAGATGTATTGATCAAGTGATGTTAGTTTGCCATCTGATTTCGTGCTGCAACATCATTAGATAATAAAGTCAAGAAATCACTTCATCATATCATATCATACAACTGCATATAATTACGAAGTATTATAATAACACTTAATAATGAAAAATAAATCCAGAAAATTCATACGTCTCAAATCTGAGAAGTTTGGCCAAACGGTTCCTATTAGCTGCATCCTCAATGATACCAAGTTTAATCGACTTTCCAAATTCGTTCCAGAACTTGGTATATTGGCCTCTCTTCTCATCATCATCCTTAGTTTCTTCCACCTCTGCAATGAATAGGATTTCATGTATCATACTCATCCTCATACTTTTACTCATAGGCATAATATGAAGATACGAATATGTAAAGCAGAGAACTTTGAGGTTTAACTACCTTTCTTGTCTTTAtcatgagattcatcagggtcttCTTCAGCAAGTTTACGGATCATGTCAAGGGCCTTTCTGATAAGTTTCTTCTTGATTGTTTTCAAGCTGCTGTGTTGTTGAAGCATTTCTCGAGATACATTAAGTGGTAACGTGTCAGAATCAACAAGACCCTGATCAAATGATAAACAATCTTTAGCAACCGTTTCAAAAGAAGCATATCTGGCTATTATAAGTTAGATAGGTAAAGACATTACCAACAAGAAACTTAAATATTTAGGCAAAAGCTCGTCAAATTCATCTGAGATGAATACTCTTCTAACGTAGAGCTTCAAGTTGGATTTGTTTGCATTGTAGTAACTCTCGTACAGATCAGTAGGAGCCTTTGGAGGCACAAACATAACTGCCTTGAACTCAACATCACCCTCTGCGTTAAAGTGACTCCATGCCATTGGCTTCTCATCACCAAAATCCTGTCATATGAAAAGATACATCATTATAACAACTTGTGTCAAAATCAACTCATTAATTAATGTATATTACAAGTGGGTTAATTTGTGTTATGTAATAACTGTAACAGATAAAGCTAGCAAAACAAACACATTCGACCCATATGGTTAAAACTTAAAGCAAACAagatacatcataaaaataaaaaataaaaaacgagGTAGAAATTATAGGGATTTACCTTAGCTAGAGAGTGGTAGAATTTTGTGTACTCTTCCTCGGTCACCTCCTTCGGACTTCTTAACCAGATagctttaacatcattcaaacgttCCCACTCATATGTTGTCTCTTTGATGGTTTTGGTCTTCGGTTTTTGTTCATCTTCCTCTTTGTCAGAATCTTCCTCTTCTTTCTCTTCACTCTCATCAGTAGACTCGGCTGGTCAAATAATAAGACAAtgaatttcaaattataatatccGAGTGCAGAAAAAAAAAAACAGAGCAGATATCATTAGTTGAATGAGACATACGTTTTtcttcatcgtcactagagtcatcTTCTTCGGCAGGCACCTCAACATCTACTTCTTTGGTGGCCCACAGGTATATCGGGAAGTTAATGAATTCAGAATACTTCTTTACCAAATCCTGTAAAAATGTACAGACAAAAACAGCCCTTTATTAAGTCACAAAGGATTCAATAACTAAAGTAATTTAGTTAAGATaagaaaagtattacaataaagaaCATGAATTAATTTTACAATTCACACATTAATTAATAGATTACCTTCAACTTTGACTCTTCTAGGTATTCCCCAGCTTCCTCTCTAAGGTGCAATCTGATTTCAGTACCACGGCCAAGGGGCTCATTGTATGTATCTTCAGAAATTGCAAATGCGCCATCTGCCTTCGACTCCCACACATATCTAAAATTTCAAGCAATTTAATTAGTAACGCTAGTGGCCTACTTCAGAAATACTGTAAACATAATGACAAAAAACCCAGAAGACGTACTGAATGTCATCGTTGTGTTTGCTGATCACTTCTACATAGTCAGCAACAAGATACACAGAGTAAAATCCAACACCAAATTGACCAATGAGGTTAAGATCTCCTCCTGTCTGCATTTTCTCCACAAAAGCTACATACAAAAAAAATAGACAATAACATTTTTAAACAATAACTAGCAGCAAGTATAACCCTTCTGTCGAATATAATCTGATCAAACACAATACCTGAAGTTCCGGACTTGGCAATTGTTCCCAAGTTCTTAATAAGATCCTCCTTTGTCATACCAACACCTCTATCACGAATGGAAAGAATCCTGTTTTCTTTGTCTAACTTAATCTGCAAAAGCAAAGTTGGTTAAATCACATTTCACAACTCCAAGGTAGTGcttaaattaaaaagaaaatatataacaAATACAAACCTGGATCTCAAGCTTGGTATCATCACCTTCACCCAAAACCTCCTTGTCAGTAAGAGAAAGGAATCTAATTTTGTCCAACGCCTGAAATATGTGTTTCACAAAGTAAGAAAAACTTGAATGCAAAATCACACTAACATATGCTCCAAATTTGGCCCCGCAAGATCAAAACTTACATCAGATGCATTGGAAATTAACTCCCTCAAGAAAATGTCCTTGTTGCTATAAAGAGAGTTGATAATGATGTCCATAAGCCTAGATACTTCAGCCTGAAACTCAAACTTCTCCGCATTGCTGCGAAGGCTCTTTCTCGACATCGATTCAGCTTCTCTAAACCACGAACAATGAGACATCTTAGAATAACTAATAGCAACTCATTTAGTCAAGAAAACAACTTCTAGCCAAATTCAAATTTGTTAGTTATATCCAAAGTCAATAGTAGGGTAACTAACACTAGATACATACAATGATTCATATACAAAATTACACAATTGCATTCCAAAAACAAACCTCTTGGCAACATCTGAATCAGTTGATAAACCATGAGGAACAGCACCAAGCTTATCTTCAATCTTGGGAGGATCCACCAATTCATCCGAATCCGACTCTGCGTTAGCTTGCAACTTCCGACCTATAATAGACAATATAGACAATAATTTATTATTTTCACCCGCGACAAGAGATCATTTACAAATATACTTTCAGATACGAAAAAGTAAATTAAACTAATCATTTATAGCAAAACGCATGACAATTTCTACCATTCATTCATATGTTAGTTTATGACAGTAAACACTGTTTCAGCTAAATCAATGATTTTTCTCTAATTCGATACTTAACAGCAGCATACATGCCACTATCCCCTCACATAGCTATGATAAACCTCTAAAGTGAGCACAACGTTGGTTTAATGGATGAAAAAACAAATTCTCAACTAAACTAAACTGAATCACACGCATTGATTTTCAATTTTCATATTAGAGATCAACAATTTGTACTTATGATCTATTAGCAGTGCACATGATCGAATAAACAAAACGTAGTTTGAAATAGTCAACAAGTCAAAGTAGAGACTAAATCTTAACTAAAAAACTTCTAATTACTCACTAAACAGGTACAAATCGAACGAAGCCAGATTCACATAAGAAAATGCATGTATGAATAAGTATGATACGAATACATTAGCAATTATAACTACTAATACTATACAAAATTATACTGATTTGAAAACCCTAACAAAAACTGAAAAAGTACCTTGATCTGGAAGAAGAAATAACAGACATAACAGAAATAATACGGACGGAAGAGTCCACTTCCTCATTGCGATCGATCTATAGATACACAGTTTATGAATCTAATGTTTGTGTGTGTTTTATGTGAGATTTAGTTAtcgattttatttttatactgagaGAGTAGTGTGTGAGAAGGGAGAGAAAGCCACGAGGAATGAAGGGTTGGATGAAGGTTGGTGGTGCTGACGTGGACGATCCAATGGTTAGCGTAAGAAAATAGTGTTACGTGGCAGTGCGTTATTGGTTGCTGGTGGCTTAGGCGACGTGGAAAGAAAGGGGTTTAGTTTCTGGAAGTGTCTAATAGTAAATGGAAGACTTGAACGACTTGCGAGTTGCGACTTGATGGGTTTTGTACGTTTAATAAAGgtttaattgtttttttttttcttccggAAAAACGAAAAAACTTAGGTCCCGTTTAGCTCGCGGAATTCCAAAGGAATTTGATGGAATTTGAATTGAATTCCTTAGATCGCTCTGTTTGGTTGACATAATTTGGAAGGAATTATATTCTTTGGAATCTTGATATTCCTTCATCTATGGACTGTTGATTCCTTCAAGATGTTGAGGGATTTGAATTCCTTTCAACATTGAATTTTTTAGGACGCAACTCTAGAGCGCCTTTTTGGCGCTCATTTTCGAGGCACGTTTTCAGggagctgtgacgacccggagatttccgaccaaatttagacttaatctttatatgatttcgaaacgataagcaaagtctgtaatgttgagtctcaaaaattttgaactatttcatatatgcaattacccttcgactgttctcggcgattcacgaaccactatttgtaaatagatatgtgtgtatatatatacataataattggaagtataatttaaaatattgttgttatgaaatatgatattataatagttatttaaaaacatatctatatataaataaaagtatattaaaaataaatattaaataattgtaatactcgtttgatgttcgattgatattaaagcaagttaaattcaaacttatataattttaaaataaacggtgattcgaaaatgagttctataaattttaggcttactaaaaatgtatttaagatctagttatttaatttcagcactttttatattttacccaggatcgggagtggacagtgagttaattcttgtttaataatttatgaacaaattttataccataatgaccaaaataaataaagacaattACTATAAAATTTCGGGATTTTTCCGAagattttatccgccactgaataaCAACGGAACACGAAGTTCGGTCCGTGAAACAAATAGTAATCTAATAATTCAAGGCCGCTAAGTATTCTTATTTTTACACGTTGATGTCTCAATTTTATATTGTAAAGTATTATTAAATTcgattatatatacataatatatttacatatggaGATAAGATCGATAACAGCCAACACTAATTGATTTCTTTGGATATTCATGTTGGCACACCAAACATTATTCTTTGCTTACTATTTCATACAGTTTAATGGCACTGTATTATAATATTGTCACATGAAATATCAACACAAAACCATCTTTTTCAATTCTGTTTTTAGACGACACCATCACCATTTTTTTAGACACCATCCTCACCTTCATCAAAGAAAAACCCATCACTCTCCTACTTCGGTCTTCGACACCCATTACAACCAATCCCACCACCTTTGATCATCACTTCAATCAGAAACCACCACCTTAGTCGCCATCTTAACACCATCACACTCGATCATCAACCACCTAGATTGATCATCATCATGAACCACCTTTGAAACTCCACGGTACCCCTTCTGAATTGGCCAAAAATTGAATCATAAACCAACACCTTCAATCATTTCTAAATTACTACTACTAAAACGCTACTCCTGCTGCAGCTATTTTTCTGTTTAAAACCGTAGGGAACCACCACCAAAAACCACCTTTATTAAACCATCGAACACCATCTATAATTACCAACTTTGATCACCATCTGTTGCTTGAATTAAACCCAATACACCACCTGCAAGTCCTGTTGCAGCACCACTCTCGAACCACCATCTTACAACCTCACAATCGAAAGCCAACATCACATCTTCAATCTCTTCTGCTACTAAGCTCGAAACCCTCACAAGCTACTATCATTTAATTTCTGTCTTCTGATTTGTTTGAACACCAACATCACCCCCATCGACAAACAATAACAACCACCATTCTCATCAACCACCGCCACcctttgaaatgtcccattcatattgattataaacgttccatattaattgattttgccgcgaggttttgacctctatatgaga comes from Rutidosis leptorrhynchoides isolate AG116_Rl617_1_P2 chromosome 4, CSIRO_AGI_Rlap_v1, whole genome shotgun sequence and encodes:
- the LOC139839455 gene encoding endoplasmin homolog → MRKWTLPSVLFLLCLLFLLPDQGRKLQANAESDSDELVDPPKIEDKLGAVPHGLSTDSDVAKREAESMSRKSLRSNAEKFEFQAEVSRLMDIIINSLYSNKDIFLRELISNASDALDKIRFLSLTDKEVLGEGDDTKLEIQIKLDKENRILSIRDRGVGMTKEDLIKNLGTIAKSGTSAFVEKMQTGGDLNLIGQFGVGFYSVYLVADYVEVISKHNDDIQYVWESKADGAFAISEDTYNEPLGRGTEIRLHLREEAGEYLEESKLKDLVKKYSEFINFPIYLWATKEVDVEVPAEEDDSSDDEEKPESTDESEEKEEEDSDKEEDEQKPKTKTIKETTYEWERLNDVKAIWLRSPKEVTEEEYTKFYHSLAKDFGDEKPMAWSHFNAEGDVEFKAVMFVPPKAPTDLYESYYNANKSNLKLYVRRVFISDEFDELLPKYLSFLLGLVDSDTLPLNVSREMLQQHSSLKTIKKKLIRKALDMIRKLAEEDPDESHDKDKKEVEETKDDDEKRGQYTKFWNEFGKSIKLGIIEDAANRNRLAKLLRFETTKSDGKLTSLDQYISRMKSGQKDIFYITGSSKEQLEKSPFLERLKKKNFEVILFTDPVDEYLMQYLMDFEDKKFQNVSKEGLKLGKDSKDKEVKESFKELTKWWKDTLASENVDDVKISNRLADTPCVVVTSKYGWSANMERIMQSQTLSDASKQAYMRGKRVLEINARHPIIKELRERVVKSPEDASVKTTAQLMYQTALMESGFMLSDPKDFASRIYDSVKTSLNISPDASVEEEEEVEEVTEVESSPKDETDSTPTEEETDIKDEL